Proteins co-encoded in one Acidithiobacillus caldus ATCC 51756 genomic window:
- the murA gene encoding UDP-N-acetylglucosamine 1-carboxyvinyltransferase, which translates to MDKLLLRGNGPLRGELRISGAKNAALPCLAATILAQEPVRLHNIPHLRDITTTLQLLSTLGARVMVDGHLGIEVDPRPIHSLVAPYDLVKTMRASILVLGPLLARYGAAEVSLPGGCAIGSRPVNLHLSGLAALGADIVLEDGFVKARAGRLRGAHIVLELVSVTATENILMAATMAEGETVIENAAREPEVVDLARCLRAMGAQIQGEGTSVIRVRGVKALHGAEHTVLPDRIETGTYLVATAMTGGEVFLRRTDPGLLESVLLKLREAGAEIWTDGDGIRIRMRQRPQAVDVRTAPYPAFPTDMQAQFMAMNAIAKGSGVITETIFENRFMHVSELQRLGADISSDGKTAVVRGVERLHGAPVMATDLRASACLVLAGLVAEGETLIDRIYHLDRGYEVIEEKLSVLGADIQRVRASRSVA; encoded by the coding sequence GTGGATAAACTGCTCCTGCGGGGCAACGGCCCCCTGCGTGGCGAATTGCGGATCTCGGGGGCCAAGAACGCCGCGCTACCCTGCCTTGCCGCCACCATCCTGGCGCAGGAGCCGGTGCGCCTGCACAACATTCCCCACCTCCGGGATATCACCACCACTTTGCAGCTCTTGAGCACGCTGGGCGCCCGGGTCATGGTGGATGGCCATCTGGGCATCGAGGTGGATCCCCGTCCCATACACTCCCTGGTGGCGCCCTACGATCTCGTCAAGACCATGCGCGCCTCCATCCTGGTATTGGGCCCGCTGCTCGCGCGCTACGGGGCCGCCGAGGTGAGTCTGCCCGGCGGCTGCGCCATCGGCAGTCGCCCCGTCAACCTGCACCTCAGCGGTCTGGCCGCCCTGGGTGCGGACATCGTTCTGGAAGACGGTTTCGTCAAGGCCCGCGCCGGGCGCCTGCGCGGCGCTCACATCGTCCTCGAACTCGTGTCGGTGACGGCAACGGAAAACATCCTCATGGCCGCCACCATGGCCGAGGGTGAGACCGTCATCGAAAATGCCGCGCGCGAGCCAGAAGTGGTGGATCTGGCCCGTTGCCTGCGCGCCATGGGTGCCCAGATCCAAGGTGAAGGCACCTCGGTGATCCGGGTGCGGGGCGTCAAGGCGCTGCACGGCGCCGAGCACACCGTCCTGCCCGATCGTATCGAGACCGGTACCTACCTGGTGGCGACGGCCATGACCGGCGGTGAGGTTTTCCTGCGGCGTACGGACCCCGGGCTCCTGGAAAGCGTCCTCCTCAAACTGCGGGAGGCCGGTGCGGAGATCTGGACCGACGGTGATGGCATCCGCATCCGTATGCGCCAGCGGCCGCAGGCAGTGGACGTGCGCACGGCGCCCTATCCGGCCTTCCCCACCGACATGCAGGCACAGTTCATGGCCATGAACGCCATTGCCAAAGGCAGTGGGGTCATCACCGAGACCATCTTCGAGAACCGCTTCATGCACGTTTCGGAACTGCAACGGCTCGGCGCCGACATCAGCAGCGACGGCAAAACGGCCGTGGTCCGGGGTGTGGAACGCCTGCACGGCGCTCCAGTCATGGCCACAGACCTGCGCGCCTCGGCTTGTCTGGTGCTGGCAGGCCTCGTCGCCGAGGGCGAAACCCTCATCGACCGAATCTACCACCTGGACCGTGGCTACGAGGTCATCGAGGAAAAACTGAGTGTTCTCGGCGCCGACATCCAGCGCGTGCGCGCCAGTCGGAGTGTCGCGTGA
- a CDS encoding nucleotidyltransferase family protein, translating into MGTRVRQAMILAAGRGERLRPLSDYVPKPLLELGGKSLLHWHLEGFARLGLERVVINIGHLGGQIRASLGRRCMGLDILYSDERDNRLETGGAIVRAREILGDAPFLLANGDVCSDFDWTPLVTADAVETLVLVPNPAHHPGGDFALVNGQVQCPRAGRATFTYAGMARLSGAWFAERVCAPAPLGPWLLDWAAAGLLAGWLHEGRWFDVGTVARWRDARRACGGRHGL; encoded by the coding sequence GTGGGCACCCGCGTCCGCCAGGCCATGATCCTCGCCGCCGGGCGCGGTGAGCGGCTGCGTCCGCTCAGCGACTATGTGCCCAAGCCCCTGCTGGAGCTTGGCGGCAAATCGCTGCTGCACTGGCACCTGGAAGGTTTCGCCAGACTAGGGCTGGAGCGCGTGGTCATCAACATCGGGCACCTCGGCGGACAGATTCGTGCCAGTCTCGGTCGGCGCTGCATGGGGCTGGACATCCTCTATAGCGACGAGCGCGATAATCGCCTGGAGACGGGTGGAGCCATCGTCCGCGCCCGCGAGATCCTCGGCGATGCCCCCTTTCTGCTGGCCAATGGCGATGTCTGCAGCGATTTCGACTGGACGCCCCTCGTGACTGCCGACGCCGTGGAGACGCTGGTGCTGGTCCCCAATCCGGCACATCATCCCGGGGGAGATTTTGCCCTCGTGAACGGCCAGGTCCAGTGCCCGCGGGCGGGCCGTGCGACCTTCACCTACGCGGGCATGGCGCGCCTGTCGGGAGCCTGGTTTGCCGAGCGCGTGTGCGCGCCCGCACCCTTGGGCCCTTGGCTGTTGGATTGGGCGGCGGCTGGGCTTCTGGCGGGTTGGCTGCATGAGGGCAGATGGTTTGACGTCGGTACGGTGGCGCGCTGGCGCGATGCCCGGCGCGCCTGTGGAGGAAGACATGGCCTTTGA
- the hisD gene encoding histidinol dehydrogenase: MKRLNSRDPHFTEALRQLHDWDANLDPLVENRVREILAAVRERGDAALLEYSARFDGLHLETAAELEIPRRDWEEALAALSAPEREALEEAAHRIRGYHERQKLESWQYREADGTLLGQRVLPLARVGIYVPGGKAAYPSSVLMNALPARVAGVGEIHMTVPTPRGEVNPWVLAAAAVAGVDRVFRLGGAQAVAALAYGTELVPAVDKIVGPGNTYVATAKRMVFGRVGIDMIAGPSEILVISDGSAPAEWLAWDLLSQAEHDELAQSIFIAWDAAHLEAVAAAVDHALSQLDRAPIARQSWQERGALILATDAADACRIADGIAPEHLELAVADPEALLDKIHNAGAIFLGIHSCEALGDYVAGPNHVLPTGGSARFSSPLGVYDFVKRSSLIGASAAGAATLGALAERLARAEGLTAHARSAAARIPGH; encoded by the coding sequence ATGAAGCGCCTCAATAGCCGCGACCCCCACTTTACCGAAGCCCTGCGGCAGCTGCACGACTGGGACGCCAATCTGGATCCGCTGGTGGAGAATCGGGTGCGGGAGATCCTCGCTGCGGTGCGGGAACGCGGCGATGCGGCGCTCCTGGAATACTCGGCGCGCTTCGACGGCCTCCACCTCGAGACCGCCGCCGAACTCGAAATCCCGCGCCGTGACTGGGAGGAGGCGCTGGCCGCCCTGAGCGCGCCGGAGCGTGAAGCCCTGGAGGAAGCCGCCCATCGTATCCGTGGGTATCATGAGCGGCAAAAACTGGAATCCTGGCAGTACCGAGAAGCCGACGGCACCCTTCTTGGCCAACGCGTCCTGCCCCTGGCCCGGGTCGGCATCTATGTGCCGGGAGGAAAGGCCGCCTACCCCAGTTCCGTGCTCATGAACGCCTTGCCCGCCCGCGTCGCCGGCGTGGGCGAGATCCACATGACCGTGCCCACCCCGCGTGGCGAGGTGAATCCTTGGGTGCTGGCGGCCGCCGCGGTGGCGGGGGTGGATCGCGTCTTCCGCCTGGGTGGCGCCCAGGCGGTGGCGGCGCTGGCCTACGGCACCGAACTCGTACCCGCCGTGGACAAGATCGTCGGGCCCGGCAATACCTACGTCGCCACGGCCAAGCGCATGGTCTTTGGGCGCGTGGGCATCGACATGATCGCCGGCCCCAGCGAGATCCTGGTGATCAGCGACGGCAGCGCGCCCGCCGAGTGGCTGGCTTGGGATCTGCTCTCCCAAGCCGAGCATGACGAACTAGCCCAGAGCATCTTCATCGCCTGGGATGCCGCCCACCTGGAAGCGGTGGCTGCAGCCGTCGACCACGCCCTGAGCCAGCTGGATCGCGCTCCCATCGCCCGGCAGAGCTGGCAAGAACGCGGTGCCTTGATCCTCGCGACGGACGCCGCCGACGCCTGCCGTATCGCCGATGGTATCGCCCCGGAGCACCTGGAGCTCGCCGTGGCCGATCCCGAGGCCCTGCTGGACAAGATCCACAATGCCGGCGCCATCTTCCTCGGCATCCACAGTTGCGAGGCCCTGGGCGACTACGTGGCCGGTCCCAACCACGTTCTGCCCACGGGCGGTAGCGCCCGTTTTTCCTCGCCCCTGGGCGTCTACGACTTCGTCAAGCGTAGCAGCCTCATCGGTGCCAGCGCCGCCGGTGCCGCCACCCTGGGCGCCCTGGCAGAGCGTCTGGCGCGGGCGGAGGGGCTGACCGCCCACGCTCGATCCGCCGCCGCCCGCATCCCCGGCCACTGA
- the hisG gene encoding ATP phosphoribosyltransferase — protein MSQILTIALSKGRILEEAMPLFAKAGIALAEDPERSRKLIIPSTQGNIRFLIIRASDVPTYVSWGAADLGIAGKDVLLEQEGLDLYEPLDLRIGLCRMSVAEPAALAEHDRPARWERVRIATKYPRITRQFFQSRGVQTEIIKLYGSMELAPLVGLADRIVDLVSTGRTLKENGLVEVEEIMPISSRLVVNRAAMKRKQRCIDDLILQLQESIQP, from the coding sequence GTGAGCCAGATCCTTACCATCGCCCTGTCCAAGGGCCGCATTCTGGAAGAGGCCATGCCCCTCTTCGCCAAGGCGGGGATCGCTCTGGCGGAAGACCCAGAACGCTCGCGCAAGCTCATCATCCCGAGCACCCAAGGAAACATTCGGTTTCTCATTATCCGCGCCAGCGATGTCCCCACCTACGTCAGCTGGGGTGCCGCCGACCTCGGCATTGCCGGCAAGGACGTCCTCCTGGAACAGGAGGGCCTGGATCTCTACGAGCCCCTGGACCTGCGTATCGGCCTCTGTCGCATGTCCGTTGCGGAGCCTGCTGCCCTTGCCGAGCACGATCGCCCGGCGCGCTGGGAACGGGTACGCATCGCCACGAAATACCCGCGCATTACCCGACAGTTCTTCCAGTCCCGTGGCGTCCAGACCGAGATCATCAAGCTCTACGGCAGCATGGAACTCGCGCCGCTGGTGGGACTTGCCGACCGCATCGTCGATCTCGTCTCCACCGGACGGACCCTTAAGGAAAACGGACTCGTGGAGGTGGAGGAGATCATGCCCATCTCGAGCCGCCTGGTGGTCAATCGCGCTGCCATGAAACGCAAGCAGCGATGCATCGATGACCTCATCCTTCAGCTGCAGGAGAGCATCCAGCCATGA
- the grxD gene encoding Grx4 family monothiol glutaredoxin → MASIQDLIQEQVHKHPIVLYMKGNPRMPQCGFSARAVQLLQQAGATEVFTVDVLADPQIRDGIKQYSNWPTIPQLYIGGEFIGGSDIMADLYQQGELQKLVANVQKQQDA, encoded by the coding sequence ATGGCCAGTATTCAAGATCTCATCCAGGAACAGGTGCACAAGCACCCCATCGTTCTCTACATGAAGGGCAACCCACGCATGCCCCAGTGTGGCTTTTCGGCCCGCGCCGTGCAGCTCTTGCAGCAGGCCGGCGCCACGGAGGTCTTCACCGTGGATGTCCTGGCCGACCCGCAGATCCGCGACGGCATCAAACAGTACTCCAACTGGCCCACCATACCGCAGCTCTACATCGGCGGCGAGTTCATCGGTGGCTCCGACATCATGGCCGACCTCTACCAGCAGGGCGAGCTCCAGAAGCTGGTGGCCAACGTGCAGAAGCAGCAGGACGCCTGA
- a CDS encoding LPS-assembly protein LptD — MPRVAPWRWSLLVLLGLAPGAWGSPAGPITLYADHVQGVASGHWTASGDVEVLYGDRRLYADEVHYRQDEDEIIATGHVRMVSPGLVTAAPKAIVHVQANQGIVLQPRYLLEAQHGHGHAKKGEELGKGRYRLNEACYTTCDGKVPAWQLWSSQLDLNQNDDYVTTRNTTLNVFGLPIFWLPYLSFPLKRHSGFLTPTFGSSTVNGLTLGIPYYFDIAPNLDDTLTVLGFTKRGVMLQNQFRYLEPSYSGRLNLDLLPADRLTHNTVWAISWQHQQNLGDGFSLATNINRVSYRNFLADFGSSAGFGSSFLGGIGNAPYLTSTAGVYYGNAHIDAGAVLQNYQELAPGGVAPYSQLPYLYANGYWRVGNRGYFDWRSNFNYFYASAGPIGERLDLTPTFGWRFSRAWGFLDPKARLYYSYYQVQRNPPYSRAISRTLPALSLKGSLNFVRYGSADGVTVLQPIFKYLYIPLRAQNDIPLFDTSLPFSNYDSIFADNSLFSGSDRINGANQIIYGLQGSHQNAAGRQIWQAALGQIRYFNRQQIDLAGNIVPQNPQSDYFFQGEYSPLPNLYLLGSGQARSGWERLERADFRAQWLPGAGKVLNLDYRYTRNYVNQAGVSAAWPVFRQWRVLGSYQYDVADHKPLEELVGIGYDGGCWAAQLMVYHQILLGGQTNNAVYLEIVLRGLTSVGNASNGLLNQYVPGASMEF, encoded by the coding sequence ATGCCTCGGGTGGCTCCCTGGCGATGGTCTCTCCTGGTTTTGCTGGGTCTCGCCCCGGGCGCCTGGGGATCGCCAGCCGGACCCATCACCCTCTATGCCGATCACGTGCAGGGGGTGGCCAGCGGCCACTGGACCGCGAGTGGTGACGTCGAAGTCCTCTACGGCGACCGTCGCCTGTATGCCGATGAGGTGCACTACCGCCAGGACGAAGACGAGATCATCGCCACTGGGCACGTGCGCATGGTCAGCCCTGGCCTCGTCACCGCCGCCCCCAAGGCCATCGTCCACGTCCAGGCCAACCAGGGCATCGTCCTGCAACCCCGATATCTGCTGGAAGCCCAGCACGGCCACGGCCACGCAAAAAAGGGCGAGGAACTGGGCAAGGGACGCTATCGCCTGAATGAGGCCTGCTACACCACCTGCGACGGCAAGGTTCCGGCCTGGCAGCTGTGGTCCAGCCAGTTGGACCTGAACCAGAACGACGACTACGTCACCACCCGCAATACGACCCTCAACGTCTTTGGCCTGCCGATCTTCTGGCTGCCCTATCTGAGCTTTCCCCTGAAGCGCCACTCCGGCTTCCTGACCCCGACCTTCGGCAGCTCCACCGTCAATGGCCTGACGCTTGGGATACCCTATTACTTCGACATCGCTCCCAACCTGGACGATACCCTGACCGTGTTGGGCTTCACCAAGCGCGGCGTCATGCTGCAGAACCAGTTTCGCTACCTCGAGCCCAGCTATTCCGGGCGCTTGAACCTCGACCTGCTCCCCGCCGATCGCCTCACGCACAACACGGTCTGGGCCATTTCCTGGCAGCACCAGCAGAATCTGGGCGACGGATTCAGCCTGGCCACCAACATCAACCGGGTGAGTTACCGGAATTTTCTCGCCGATTTCGGCAGCAGTGCGGGCTTTGGCAGCAGTTTCCTGGGCGGCATCGGCAACGCTCCTTACCTGACCTCGACGGCGGGGGTGTACTACGGTAACGCCCACATCGACGCCGGCGCCGTACTGCAGAATTATCAAGAGCTGGCACCAGGTGGCGTCGCCCCCTATTCCCAGCTGCCCTACCTCTACGCCAATGGCTACTGGCGGGTGGGGAATCGCGGTTACTTCGACTGGCGCAGCAATTTCAACTACTTCTACGCGTCCGCCGGACCCATCGGCGAGCGTCTGGACCTGACTCCGACCTTCGGCTGGCGCTTCAGCCGCGCCTGGGGCTTTCTCGATCCCAAGGCACGCCTCTACTACAGCTATTATCAGGTGCAGCGCAATCCGCCCTACAGTCGCGCCATCAGTCGCACCCTGCCGGCCCTGAGCCTGAAGGGCAGCCTGAATTTCGTCCGCTACGGTTCCGCCGACGGCGTCACCGTCCTGCAGCCCATCTTCAAGTATCTGTACATCCCCCTGCGCGCCCAGAACGACATCCCACTGTTCGATACCAGCCTGCCCTTTTCCAACTACGACAGCATTTTTGCCGACAATAGCCTCTTCAGCGGCAGTGACCGCATCAATGGCGCCAATCAGATCATCTACGGGCTCCAGGGCAGTCACCAGAATGCCGCGGGACGCCAGATCTGGCAGGCGGCCCTGGGGCAGATTCGCTACTTCAATCGCCAACAGATCGATCTCGCCGGCAATATCGTTCCGCAGAATCCCCAGTCCGATTATTTCTTTCAAGGGGAATATTCACCGCTGCCGAATCTCTACCTCCTCGGCAGCGGTCAGGCGCGCTCTGGCTGGGAACGCCTCGAACGCGCCGATTTTCGCGCGCAGTGGCTGCCCGGCGCGGGCAAGGTCCTCAACCTCGACTACCGCTATACCCGAAACTACGTGAATCAGGCGGGGGTATCCGCCGCCTGGCCCGTGTTTCGCCAGTGGCGGGTATTGGGGAGCTATCAGTACGATGTGGCCGATCACAAGCCCTTGGAGGAACTGGTGGGGATCGGCTATGATGGCGGCTGCTGGGCGGCCCAACTCATGGTCTATCATCAGATCCTCTTGGGTGGGCAGACCAACAATGCCGTTTATCTCGAGATTGTGTTGCGCGGCCTGACCAGTGTGGGTAACGCCTCCAACGGCTTGCTCAACCAGTATGTGCCGGGCGCCAGCATGGAGTTTTGA
- a CDS encoding BolA family protein, with product MNADTIRELIQSGLPGADVRVLGDDGAHFEAVVIAPQFTGRSLVQRHQQVYACLGERMRAEIHALQLRTLSPEEVHKPS from the coding sequence ATGAACGCAGATACCATTCGCGAACTGATCCAATCCGGCCTGCCCGGCGCCGACGTCCGGGTCCTGGGAGACGACGGGGCGCATTTTGAGGCGGTGGTCATTGCCCCACAGTTTACTGGACGCTCGCTGGTGCAGCGCCATCAGCAGGTCTACGCGTGTCTGGGCGAGCGCATGCGTGCCGAAATCCATGCCCTGCAGTTGCGCACGCTCAGTCCCGAAGAAGTCCACAAGCCTTCCTGA
- a CDS encoding aminoglycoside phosphotransferase family protein: MSQSPMAARPEPSPLPAQVRSWLAQWHLQDGAQALRGDASARRYWRLRGAMLAQFPAEDELLPFLRVQYRWQRAGLPVPRILAVQPRLGLILQEDLGDVDLKSRLDDRASAEAAMEAGLDLALRLAAAGRGQWSRPALPAYDATRLLGELRLFRDWYLPAHVPSAPSAAAEAALDEIFATLTARALAQPRVWVHRDFHARNILIHPRSGELVLIDFQDAVEGPWTYDLASLLWDRYWDWSQERRSAWIASYREGLVDAGFAPPSPEIFEAQVQSMALQRNLKILGIFCRLARRDGKEHYLDFLPRFWSYVWEGLGHDAKLAAYRDWFAPWAPASARP; this comes from the coding sequence ATGTCGCAATCGCCCATGGCCGCCCGTCCAGAACCCTCGCCACTGCCCGCGCAGGTACGCTCCTGGCTTGCCCAATGGCATCTGCAGGATGGCGCCCAAGCGTTGCGCGGCGACGCCAGCGCCCGGCGCTACTGGCGTCTGCGCGGCGCCATGCTCGCCCAGTTTCCCGCGGAGGATGAACTGCTTCCCTTTCTCCGGGTCCAGTACCGTTGGCAGCGGGCAGGCCTGCCCGTGCCTCGCATCCTTGCCGTACAACCGCGCCTCGGGCTCATCCTGCAGGAGGATCTCGGCGATGTGGATCTGAAGTCCCGGCTGGACGACCGGGCGTCTGCAGAAGCCGCCATGGAGGCGGGCTTGGATCTCGCCTTACGCCTTGCCGCAGCGGGCCGGGGCCAGTGGTCGCGGCCGGCCTTGCCTGCCTACGATGCTACCCGTCTGCTCGGCGAATTGCGGTTGTTCCGCGACTGGTATCTTCCCGCGCACGTGCCGTCGGCGCCGTCTGCCGCGGCGGAAGCGGCCTTGGACGAAATTTTTGCCACGCTCACGGCGCGGGCCCTGGCCCAGCCACGGGTGTGGGTACACCGCGATTTCCATGCCCGTAACATCCTCATCCACCCAAGGTCTGGAGAACTCGTCCTCATCGACTTTCAGGATGCGGTGGAAGGCCCCTGGACCTACGATCTTGCTTCCCTGCTCTGGGATCGCTACTGGGACTGGAGCCAAGAGCGGCGCTCCGCCTGGATTGCCTCCTATCGAGAGGGTCTCGTGGATGCAGGCTTTGCGCCGCCGTCGCCAGAGATATTCGAGGCGCAGGTGCAGAGCATGGCCCTGCAGCGCAATCTCAAGATTCTGGGAATCTTTTGTCGGCTGGCCCGACGCGATGGCAAGGAGCACTATCTGGACTTTCTGCCACGCTTTTGGTCCTACGTCTGGGAAGGGTTGGGACACGATGCGAAGCTCGCAGCGTATCGGGACTGGTTTGCGCCGTGGGCACCCGCGTCCGCCAGGCCATGA
- a CDS encoding peptidylprolyl isomerase produces MSHPRLALALAVALNSICTVGLADTPFVNRDSLLAPSVLVKQAPATSASDRVYSESSDLAPSVAPLPSNAEDLDKVVAVVNDDIITSLQLAQRVAAIRARLQQQDPNALPPEEVLRRQVLQQMILQDVELQIAKRAGIKVDQATLDQAIGNIARANNLTPDQLRQALAQQGQSWTQFEDDLRDRILVDRLTQQEVESRIHIGPDEVKTFARQLKELGGVSFDLQQIFIPLPDNPTPDAISAARRQAQEIRDRLEAGASFSRLAAEVSSSRDALQGGRLGWVKAAELPPAISQTLMSLKPGEISPVIPGPTGFHIFKVLDTKHEEPTVTEVKAAAIVLRASNGLQLQEAEARAQDIETALQGGTRFSELARRYSQDPSTAAAGGELGWVAPGKLPDELERTLLALQPGAVSSPVRVGDAIYILQAQAQRQVPVGDEQILAAARMQLYNRIARQRLEEWQRRIRDGAYVEILDPSLRSQDA; encoded by the coding sequence ATGTCACACCCTCGTCTTGCCTTAGCCCTTGCGGTTGCCTTGAACAGCATCTGTACCGTCGGCCTTGCCGATACCCCCTTCGTCAACCGCGATTCCTTGCTGGCACCCAGCGTCTTGGTAAAGCAGGCGCCTGCTACATCGGCGTCGGATCGGGTCTATTCCGAAAGTTCCGACCTCGCCCCTAGCGTCGCTCCTCTGCCCAGCAACGCCGAGGATCTGGACAAGGTGGTCGCCGTCGTCAACGACGACATCATCACCTCCCTGCAGCTGGCGCAGAGGGTAGCGGCCATTCGCGCGCGCCTGCAGCAGCAGGATCCCAATGCGCTGCCACCGGAGGAGGTCCTGCGGCGCCAGGTCCTGCAGCAGATGATCTTGCAGGATGTCGAGCTGCAGATTGCCAAGCGGGCCGGGATCAAGGTCGATCAGGCCACCCTGGATCAGGCCATTGGCAATATCGCCCGAGCCAACAATCTCACCCCCGATCAGCTGCGCCAGGCCTTGGCGCAGCAGGGCCAGTCCTGGACCCAATTCGAGGACGATCTGCGCGATCGCATCCTCGTCGACCGCCTGACCCAGCAAGAGGTGGAGAGCCGCATCCACATCGGCCCCGACGAGGTCAAGACCTTCGCCCGCCAGCTCAAGGAACTGGGGGGGGTGAGCTTCGACCTGCAGCAGATCTTCATCCCCCTGCCGGACAATCCCACGCCCGACGCCATCAGCGCCGCCCGCCGTCAGGCCCAGGAGATACGCGATCGCCTCGAGGCTGGAGCGAGCTTCAGCCGCCTCGCGGCAGAGGTCAGCAGCAGTCGCGACGCGCTCCAGGGCGGACGACTGGGCTGGGTCAAGGCCGCCGAGCTCCCCCCTGCCATCAGCCAGACCCTCATGAGCCTGAAGCCTGGTGAAATCAGCCCGGTGATCCCAGGCCCCACGGGCTTCCACATCTTCAAGGTGCTGGACACCAAACACGAAGAACCGACGGTCACCGAGGTGAAAGCCGCGGCCATCGTCCTGCGCGCCAGTAACGGCCTGCAGTTGCAGGAGGCCGAGGCACGCGCCCAGGACATCGAGACGGCCCTGCAGGGAGGCACGCGGTTTTCGGAACTCGCGCGCCGCTACAGTCAGGACCCCAGTACCGCCGCCGCCGGGGGGGAGCTGGGCTGGGTCGCACCGGGCAAGCTTCCCGATGAGCTGGAGCGCACCCTCCTGGCCCTGCAGCCCGGTGCGGTGAGCAGTCCCGTGCGGGTGGGCGACGCCATCTATATCCTCCAGGCCCAGGCGCAGCGCCAGGTACCAGTGGGAGACGAGCAGATCCTGGCCGCAGCGCGGATGCAGCTCTACAACCGCATCGCCCGCCAGCGTCTGGAAGAGTGGCAGCGCCGCATCCGCGATGGTGCCTATGTGGAGATCCTCGACCCCAGCCTGCGGAGTCAGGATGCCTGA
- a CDS encoding ABC transporter permease produces MPELPTLGSGATRGNPCASPSRLGTSDPRGLPQGVHLTPTLTLFRKEVLRFAKVWLQTIAAPLVTTLLYLLVFGHALGGRVTVYPGVDYTTFIVPGLMMMSVLQNAFANSSSSLIQSKVTGNIVFLLLSPLSPTEIFLAMTAAAIVRGAAVGLAILALALLYLQIPILHPLWVVIFTILGAGGMGALGIIAGLWAEKFDQIAGFQNFLIMPLTFLAGVFYSVQSLPGVWRSFSMVNPFFYIIDGFRYGFFADADVSVWVSLAVALVFFLLAGGWAWWLLYRGYKLRP; encoded by the coding sequence ATGCCTGAGCTGCCCACGCTCGGGTCCGGGGCGACGCGGGGCAACCCCTGCGCCAGCCCGTCGCGGCTCGGGACCAGCGATCCCCGGGGTCTACCCCAGGGAGTGCACCTCACCCCCACCCTGACCCTGTTCCGCAAGGAAGTATTGCGCTTTGCCAAGGTCTGGCTGCAGACCATCGCCGCACCCCTCGTGACTACACTGCTGTACCTGCTCGTTTTCGGTCACGCCCTGGGAGGACGGGTCACGGTCTATCCGGGAGTGGATTACACCACCTTCATCGTCCCTGGCCTGATGATGATGTCGGTCCTGCAAAACGCCTTTGCCAACAGTTCCTCGAGCCTCATCCAGTCCAAGGTCACCGGCAATATCGTCTTCCTGCTGCTGTCGCCCCTGAGCCCCACGGAGATCTTTCTGGCCATGACGGCAGCCGCCATCGTCCGTGGTGCCGCCGTGGGGCTGGCGATTCTGGCCCTGGCTCTGCTGTATCTGCAGATTCCGATCCTGCATCCCTTGTGGGTGGTGATTTTTACCATCCTCGGCGCGGGGGGCATGGGTGCTCTGGGCATCATCGCTGGCCTGTGGGCCGAGAAGTTCGACCAGATCGCCGGTTTTCAGAATTTTCTCATCATGCCGCTGACCTTTCTGGCCGGTGTCTTCTACTCGGTGCAATCCCTGCCCGGTGTGTGGCGCAGCTTTTCCATGGTCAACCCCTTCTTCTATATCATCGATGGCTTTCGTTACGGCTTTTTCGCCGACGCCGACGTCTCGGTCTGGGTGAGCCTGGCGGTGGCCCTGGTTTTTTTCCTCCTCGCCGGGGGCTGGGCGTGGTGGTTGCTGTACCGCGGTTACAAGCTCCGTCCCTGA